A segment of the Populus alba chromosome 9, ASM523922v2, whole genome shotgun sequence genome:
tgactcagattttttttaattattttatttttagttatgcccttcaacattaagttgtttgagaattaaacttaataattttattcggTTTGCTTTCGCGGGGTTAGCTGGGTATCATGATCAAGTCCATAATTTGGCATGCTAATTTGGATGGGTttgagttgggtttttttttagcttttttatgttgttattttttcaagtttattaattgACATTGCATTTATTTGTTCATTATATTTGAATTAGTCAAGCTTGTTAAACACAAGTGAGTCAATGACCTATTTTATTATgtcttagcattttttttatatttaaaaattttagttaacTTATAGTAGAGCTCAGGTTTTCTATCCAGTGTTATATATTCTTtcatataaataacaaattatccAAATCAacgatatattattttttattccatataaataatatattatccaTTCCTCGATCTTCTTTACTTTACTAAAATTTAAGAATGTTGTTGAATTTTAGCAAAAttccttgaaattttattttttaagttcgttttgcattaaaaaaacatatgtataTACTTCTTAGAGGCATTTAAATCGAAATATAActccaaaaatcatttttcaacaactatttaaaaaaataaatctaattttatacttTCTAAATCTTAAAACTTCAAATTCATACACATAAAAGTAAGAGcatcaacatttttttcaagaaatcaaataaataaaaaaatcaatcgaaAGTTACACTTTCTAGATGGAGAAGGTTGTTTTGCATggtaaaaaaagtcaaaatataAAACGTAACAAACTCCTTCTCTTCGTTCTCTACTGTATGGAGGtaggtttattttgttttttttctgaaaagcaaaattgaaaacaaaatcgcAGCAGTTACTAATCGCTCTCGCTTgatgttttgaagaaaaattgatGAAGAGAATGAATATTAATACAAGTGCCTGATTGAgaatgtttaaaattaaattgataaaacttataaatttgaatttttattgataatGGGCATTGACAATGATCTCTTAATTAGATAATAATGCAGGGTTATGAgaaattgattatatatatatatatatatatatatatatattattctcatTGAATATTCGAAtattcatgtatatttttttaaaaaataatattgtgcatattatttttatatatatttgaacactctaaattttgatttatttttatctaaaaacatttaaaaaaaaaataccctaaaaATCTTAATAACTCACTTACAATCTAAAAACACTCTCTaatccattttaaaataaaaaatcaaaattaaattcaagcCCCAATCTAccttttctaatatatttagaGATGCAAACCACCACGACCCCTCTTCAGGAACCCATCAACACTAAATTCTTGTATTTTGCTCTCCTCATGATcaataaccttttcttttctctcttaacGATCTAGGGACTAAggtgcaaataaaaataaaatttataaatctattgtaaatgaaagaaattataaggactaaaatggaaaaaaaccgTCTCTTCAACAATTGGACCCACAATAAGTTGATAAAGAGTGAAATCTTGTTTTGCTTTAGTTTATagctttaatttaaataataatactttGACAGGGACGAGACTGATCTGCAGTCCGCAAGGTCATCATCAAACTAGTAATCTTGCAACGTTGCTTGATTGTTGATTAATGTGACGTAGGAGAAGGAAGCGCTAGGCCTGTTAGCAGGAGAATGAAGAGAGACTACAAAGAAAGACATAGATTTTAAGTTTGGATGAAATGGAAGGGAAAGTTATTGAAATCCTTTCTGGGCTGTGttggtatttatttttgtttttgtttttatttatatattcgtTATGAGTTACAActcttcatataaaaaaaacacgtgtgaaaataataaatttctactatgttttttatttttagtgatgAGTTtcaccattaaaaataaaaataacaatatatatatatatatatatatatatatatatatatatatatatatatattaggttgCCTGATCCAAGGGTTGGTTTGGGTTACAACTAAcaatccaaattaatttttaaaataatatttttttaatattttttttaaaaaataatcattttgaaacaaaaaatcaagctatGTTTTACTTGAATTGTAACAAGTTAATTCAATTATGAATTAACATGTTAAGTCAATTAAATTTAGCataattaattctcatataattcaatataaaactcaatttaaattaaattttaagtttcaaGTATATAATTCACCGGATTGACTCATTGAGACGAATAAGTTTGGTAAGTGTGCTCTCTGGCATCTTCACATGTTATTagttttcattatatatatatatatatatatatatatatatatatatatataaaaaaaaataattgaagatttGGCTGAAACTTGCCACTTGATATAAAGCAAACAATCATcattattaaatcattttagcccagcccagccccagCTACACCTTACCAGCCgtgtattgttattattattataaaaatatttaattattgtaaaataCAATACCATtcgaatttttgttttttttaaaaggaagagGCTACCATATATTATTCGATCCTCCTCAATCTCTGTCTCGCTCTACGCTCACCTCACCACCCCAGCCCATTCCTCTCATTTTCAGTTACCTTTTTAACAGAGagacaaaacagaaaaaacagaggggggagagagagagagagagagatttacttcttttttctcaCTCTTTCTTCAAATTGGCCGGAGGCTGGACGGAGGGGGACGGAGGGGGGCGGAGGGAATCAGTGATCATCTATCACTAGCATTTCCTTTTGCCACCTTGAAGTGAAGAAGATGGATGTAATAGTAATATCACAGCAGAAGAAgcatgatgataataatgataatgataataacaacaatGAAAGAATGGAAGGTTGGTTATATCTAATCCGTTCGAACCGGATCGGATTACAGTACTCAAGGAAACGCTATTTTGTTCTTCAACATCATCTCCTCCAGAGCTTCAAGTCTGTTCCTCTTTCTAAGAACCAggtttcttctctttctttctttttttttattattcgtacgtatttttatttttataatataaattgcTGTACTAGTAATTATTTTTGCTATGCAATGGTAGCGCAGTTTGGAATTTCTATTATTACTGTATATTGctttatttagaatttgtttgTAGGTTGTTTTAAGATTCCTTGTGTTTCAACCGGGAGTCCTATCATGCAGAAACCACACGGTATAAGCGTTAGCACATTTAAGATTGATTGATCTGTCTCGAACATTTTAAGTCTGTTGGTTGATTGGAATTCTAAGTTAAAGGTGTTTCTTCTTAGTGCCAGATTTTGCCCTTTTGTATTTCAAGTATTTAGGAGGCCTTGCTTTCGGCTGGAACCCATAACAAGCTGAAAAAAAGCACTTCCACTAAGAAACCAGTGCATCCTGTGATTTATCTCCCTATCGTCTTTTTCATGTCACGTCGAGAATTTTTGTTTCTACTTTAGGCATTATGGGTCGTTTTCAGTGGTTCTCTTCGTATCCCTCCTACTGTGAACTTTAAAGTCTCACTACAAGGCATATCATACACACGCGCACATGCGTGAATGTGCCGCATACATTTTAGATTAGTGGGCAATAAAGGTATGATTTTAGAATCCAAGTCATAGAAATGTATACTTGGGCAATAAAGGTATGATTTTAGAATCCAAGTCATAGAAATGTATACTATGACAAACACCAATGTTTACGTACCTGAGTTGaatcaagaaacaataaaacagctgtaattttttttaaaaaaaaaaacaagttgcatTATCTAAttacatgtttaaatatatccATAACAAGATAGTACAAATGACAAGTTGCTTTGCATATCTAATTCATGGTTTTGTCGTTGTGTGTGAAAAAATATGAGAGATATGCTTTGAATTTAAGCTTGTAGTGGGGTTCAGTGGGATGTTGTTCTGTGTTTAGTTTTGTCGTCTATTTGAGGGACCCTGGCCCTTCTTAGAGgaaatttgctttatttttagtCTCtgcggtttgtttttttttttttaagatacgATAATGTCAGACATggagattaaaaagaaagaactttGACTTGCTTTTCAGGATCCTGTGAGAAGCGCAATCATAGATTCTTGCATTCGTGTCACAGACAATGGGAGAGAGAGCATTCATCGGAAAGTATGAACGTTGTGTTTCCTTTGTTGTCATATGTTTTCTGATTTCTTGtggaatcaatattttttttgagctCGTTACGCAACTTGCAGGTATTCTTCATATTTACTGTCTATAACACTTCTAATCACAATGATCAACTTAAGGTGAGGTCACTAGTCTAGAAAGAGATTCTTATTTGTATTTAAGTTTTATACGCATAAGTTTTGAAATCTAAATATCGTAGCTGGGAGCAAGCAGTCCTGAAGAAGCAGCAAGATGGATCCATTCTATTCAGGAGGCAGCTTTAAAGGTTGCAAACTGCTTCTGTAATTTACGGTGAAAGAACTTGTGGTTAAAACAAGGACTAATGTTTATATCTATTTTGCAGGGTGCTCATAGCATTGTTGGTTGTTCAAGGAGCAGTTGTCAGTCTTTTAGGTAACACTGTCCAGCATTCTTGTTTGAGGCATGCATGCTTATTTGCTTTTACCTTGATTGTTCACCTGTTCTTCTGATAGATTTCAATCTAGAATCAATCTTTTCTAGTTGAATtcgttttaaaatttatttctatgaATTATGATTAACTTTTGTGGTGCCTGTGTTATTATATACTGCCTCTTTTTTGGAACTATTATCAACATTTTTTGCTCTCAGATTGAGCGGTCCCAGTTGGGTAAATCATAATAAACCAATAGACTGGACTCATTGTTCATCCACCCACACTGATTTAGTGACTGATGTTATTGCACCTTCACCTTGGACAATCTTTGGTTGTCAGAATGGTAAGAATAAAGTTAGTTATATGCTGTTCGAGGTAACTGAAGttgagtttttaataaaatggatttttgtagGTCTCCGTCTCTTTAAAGAAGCAAAAGATAGGGATTCTCATGGAAAGGTGGATTGATTTTCTGCttacaaatttatttggttttaatcATGACACAGAGTTAAAATGTTCCTTTTGGTGGCAGTGGGACGATCATCCTGCAATCATGGCTGTGGGTGTGGTTGATGGAACCTCAGAAGCCATTTTTCAAACTCTCATGTCTCTTGGTCCTTCAAGATCCAAGTAAGTTTCGTGAGTATTTATTACAATGAAGATTTTAATCTCAATCTTTTGTTGATCTGTTATGTTGCATCATTTGTATGTAGACAAAGGAAGAAGTAAAGAAAGGAATTTTTATCTGAACATGTTTACAAATCATGGTTTGCAGAGAGTAACAGTTTTGGAGCCTTATAATCTTTTAACCTAGGACATGAGAAAACGTGCTTGCTCAATGGAACAAAAATATATTGGCAACTTTTCTTCTCAAAGTTTTGTATTCTTAAGCaatttgatatttcttttttgtgGAAATCATATTTGTCATTCCATAAATTTCACTTTGCAAATTTGCTTGCAGATGGGATTTTTGTTTCTACAAGGGAAGTGTGGTTGAGCACCTTGATGGTCATATGGACATTATTCACAAGGAATTATACAATGATTGGTTACCTTGGTAGATCTGTACTTCTTgaagcttatatatatatatatatatatatatatatatatatatatatatatattattttatttctaaggCAATTGCTCAGCAGTCTGAAATCTCATACTTGTTGGTGCATCGTACTTCCCAGGGGAATGAAACGAAGAGATTTTTTGTTGCGGCGTTACTGGAGGAGGGAAGATGATGGAACATATGGTAGTGATACTctgctgaatttttttattattattatttttacaatagATTTGTCAGAATAAAGGCTAGGTTAACTTCATTTCACTTTGTTCTGCTGCAGTTATTCTCTACCACTCTGTGTATCACAAGAAGTGTCCACCCCAGAAAGGCTATGTTCGTGCTTGCCTTAAAAGTAATGTATGCttaagatttgaaaataaaatgattcgTCTACTTTAAGAAGTTTCTTGTATTGCATGGAATCTCTGATAAAGGTTTAATGCAGGATGCACATAGAATTATATGTAGTATCTTTGTCTCTCTAATGTGCTTGTTTAAATCTAATGCATGGTACACTAGAGCAGTTGGTATCCTGTACTAATGATACAGATATGTTTCTTTAAGAGAAGCAGTTTGACGTGTATTGTACTCTACTATTTTTTGTAAAGCCTGAAAGGTTCACTGATTCTTCTGTCTTCTTAatcgtcatcgtcatcatccaactcataataatatttacatgCTGTATATGATGAATCTGCTGGTGATTGTAAGGAACTTGTTCTCTGGTTTtcctttccctctttttttagGTATGGGAGCGGGAGTCAGGCATTGCTTGGCTCAAGCCATTTAGATGATAAAAATTTCACTTTCATTCAGGTGGAGGATATGTCATATCTCCTGTGAACCATGAGAGACGATCTGTCGTAAAGCACATGCTTGCTGTTGACTGGAAATCCTGGAAATCATATCTTAGGACTTCTTCAGCCCGGTCCATTACCATTCGAATGCTTGAGAGAGTTGCTGGTAATTTTCATCTAATGATACAGAGTTATGAGTCTTAATATTTTTGtgctttttctcattttatgaTCTGGGTGTTGAGTCAATTGCATCTACGTTGTGCTTGCAGCATTACGAGAGTTGTTCAAAGCAAAACTAGGGAATTGTCCTTCCTCTGATTTTTCTTCAGGAGAGTTGGTCGGGAATATGAGgctgcatcagattgaaggggATCAGAGGATTGATGTTCAAACACCAACAAATGATGGGATGACTAAGGAATGCATGAATGAAGAAGTGGATAAGACTTTTTCAGAACATGCTAGCCTAGTAGGCCTTAATGATCCTGCTGATGAGTTTTTTGATGTTCCAGAACCATCAGATTATGATCAATTAGAAAATGGTTGGAGTTCAGATTTTGATCCAGAAATGTACTCTCAGGTACCATTTATCACAAAGTACTTTCCGCTCCTCACATGTAAAGGTTATTTAGGATTCATGCTTAAAGGACATCTGCATTGATCTTTTACAAGGCAATGAAAGTGCAAATTTTGGATCGTGTTTAATATTGGGAAGAATCCCTGGTGAATAAACTGTTTTGTGAGTGGTTTATCCTGGTTGGATTTGCTACCTATTGTAATATCAGCACAGTTATGCTATAGGTGCTTTCTATCTCTGGTGAGGCTACTGCAGCTAATTTTGACACTTTTCCATAATCTATATGCACCTGGTCAACTGTAGAGAGCTCTCACTGTTTTAATTTCtactttttttctgttttaattaCTTGTGTTGGCAGCAACTGATGAAGTAAaaatcctcttctttttttcctctttgcCTCTTTGCTGCATCATCGACTTTACTCTTCTTAGAATAGATTTTTGGATGTAGCTTGCTTTGCTTCTCACTTTGTTCATCACTTTGAGAGTTTCAGGATGCTCGGCAGCCAAAGTTATCCACTGCTGctggttttgtgaagaaactgCATGAACTTGCAGGTGATTTTGAGTTGGATGATGCATATTGAGGTTAACAAGTTGATGGATATCATATTTGTTT
Coding sequences within it:
- the LOC118034746 gene encoding protein ENHANCED DISEASE RESISTANCE 2 isoform X2; amino-acid sequence: MDVIVISQQKKHDDNNDNDNNNNERMEGWLYLIRSNRIGLQYSRKRYFVLQHHLLQSFKSVPLSKNQDPVRSAIIDSCIRVTDNGRESIHRKVFFIFTVYNTSNHNDQLKGAHSIVGCSRSSCQSFRLSGPSWVNHNKPIDWTHCSSTHTDLVTDVIAPSPWTIFGCQNGLRLFKEAKDRDSHGKWDDHPAIMAVGVVDGTSEAIFQTLMSLGPSRSKWDFCFYKGSVVEHLDGHMDIIHKELYNDWLPWGMKRRDFLLRRYWRREDDGTYVILYHSVYHKKCPPQKGYVRACLKSGGYVISPVNHERRSVVKHMLAVDWKSWKSYLRTSSARSITIRMLERVAALRELFKAKLGNCPSSDFSSGELVGNMRLHQIEGDQRIDVQTPTNDGMTKECMNEEVDKTFSEHASLVGLNDPADEFFDVPEPSDYDQLENGWSSDFDPEMYSQDARQPKLSTAAGFVKKLHELAVQKRGYMDLQEMVREDSISCCYGTTLLKDPTFTLPSSWATADPSSFLIRGKNYLEDQKKFKANGTLMQMVAADWLRSDKREDDLAGRPGSIVQKYAAQGGPEFFFIVNIQVPGSTTYSLALYYMMNTPVEDAPLLESFIKGDDAYRNSRFKLIPYISKGSWIVKQSVGKKACLIGQALEMNYFRGKNYLELGVDIGSSTVARGVVSLVLGYLSNLVIEMAFLIQANTEEELPEYLLGTCRLNHLDASKAVLLKS
- the LOC118034746 gene encoding protein ENHANCED DISEASE RESISTANCE 2 isoform X1 produces the protein MDVIVISQQKKHDDNNDNDNNNNERMEGWLYLIRSNRIGLQYSRKRYFVLQHHLLQSFKSVPLSKNQDPVRSAIIDSCIRVTDNGRESIHRKVFFIFTVYNTSNHNDQLKLGASSPEEAARWIHSIQEAALKGAHSIVGCSRSSCQSFRLSGPSWVNHNKPIDWTHCSSTHTDLVTDVIAPSPWTIFGCQNGLRLFKEAKDRDSHGKWDDHPAIMAVGVVDGTSEAIFQTLMSLGPSRSKWDFCFYKGSVVEHLDGHMDIIHKELYNDWLPWGMKRRDFLLRRYWRREDDGTYVILYHSVYHKKCPPQKGYVRACLKSGGYVISPVNHERRSVVKHMLAVDWKSWKSYLRTSSARSITIRMLERVAALRELFKAKLGNCPSSDFSSGELVGNMRLHQIEGDQRIDVQTPTNDGMTKECMNEEVDKTFSEHASLVGLNDPADEFFDVPEPSDYDQLENGWSSDFDPEMYSQDARQPKLSTAAGFVKKLHELAVQKRGYMDLQEMVREDSISCCYGTTLLKDPTFTLPSSWATADPSSFLIRGKNYLEDQKKFKANGTLMQMVAADWLRSDKREDDLAGRPGSIVQKYAAQGGPEFFFIVNIQVPGSTTYSLALYYMMNTPVEDAPLLESFIKGDDAYRNSRFKLIPYISKGSWIVKQSVGKKACLIGQALEMNYFRGKNYLELGVDIGSSTVARGVVSLVLGYLSNLVIEMAFLIQANTEEELPEYLLGTCRLNHLDASKAVLLKS
- the LOC118034746 gene encoding protein ENHANCED DISEASE RESISTANCE 2 isoform X3, with protein sequence MGERAFIGKYSSYLLSITLLITMINLSPEEAARWIHSIQEAALKGAHSIVGCSRSSCQSFRLSGPSWVNHNKPIDWTHCSSTHTDLVTDVIAPSPWTIFGCQNGLRLFKEAKDRDSHGKWDDHPAIMAVGVVDGTSEAIFQTLMSLGPSRSKWDFCFYKGSVVEHLDGHMDIIHKELYNDWLPWGMKRRDFLLRRYWRREDDGTYVILYHSVYHKKCPPQKGYVRACLKSGGYVISPVNHERRSVVKHMLAVDWKSWKSYLRTSSARSITIRMLERVAALRELFKAKLGNCPSSDFSSGELVGNMRLHQIEGDQRIDVQTPTNDGMTKECMNEEVDKTFSEHASLVGLNDPADEFFDVPEPSDYDQLENGWSSDFDPEMYSQDARQPKLSTAAGFVKKLHELAVQKRGYMDLQEMVREDSISCCYGTTLLKDPTFTLPSSWATADPSSFLIRGKNYLEDQKKFKANGTLMQMVAADWLRSDKREDDLAGRPGSIVQKYAAQGGPEFFFIVNIQVPGSTTYSLALYYMMNTPVEDAPLLESFIKGDDAYRNSRFKLIPYISKGSWIVKQSVGKKACLIGQALEMNYFRGKNYLELGVDIGSSTVARGVVSLVLGYLSNLVIEMAFLIQANTEEELPEYLLGTCRLNHLDASKAVLLKS